The DNA region TTTCAAttgtaagaaaaatttttattaaaaaaaaataaaaaagcttctagctaaattaatatatttctattgttGCAAACCAAACAAACCTTGGCTACCTGCGAGAAGATCGACTCGGTTGTCGACTGCGTCTTCGACCGAGTGATGGTGAACcctcattatttgattcagTACTTGACTCAATACCTCGTGAGAATGCATctataaatgaaatatctaTTAGTTAAAATTCaagaacaataaaattatcaagctTACCTCTGCAAGGTTTAACTGGAACTCTATAACTTGGTCCAGCACATTCACCACATGGTGAAACAGAAGTATCACTTCCTGATCCTGGATGACTTGGTCGTATTTTACCCTCTGCCTCAGCAATACTTGGAAAATATCTTTGCTTATGCCATCTTGATGCTTTTGATCTTGAATaagcataaataaaattagcatcaatcaaaaaaaaaaaacaaaatgataattaaatttactaaaaaatacctttcaaaatcaattgaagatctttcataattaatcatattaatatCTTCATTTTCTAAATGTCCAAAAGTCTTAAATTGCATGGTATAATCAAGTGTTGCTGTTGTAACAGCTCTATTGTCTCTCCCAGGAACACTGAATGTAGCATATGGACTAATTTCATACAtttctaatagaaaaaaaaatataaatttccattaaaaaaattatttatcattgatataaaaatattttattacctGAACTATGATCAGAAGTTTTGTGACTGTCCTGCTTGACCGGTGAGCTTGTAtatacttgatgattttttctattatcacGTTCAGCAGTAGATTTTAATTGAACAGTTGACATACAACTGGATAAATGATGTGATTGATGTTCCATATGTTGATTTGAATCAAGATCACTTTGTCCACTAACTTGACCCGGTAAAATACcacttaaataatttgatctttcatttttttttagcacaaCGTAGCCCAAAATAATTGCTgacataattaatataataacacaaataaatggaataataatataaaaaattttatgactaTGTGGTTCAATGTCATGTTCATCATCCATAACAAGATCATCTGGTGGTCCAATACTTATTCCATTCAATGTTGtagttgaaaaatcaattttagttTGTGTTGATCCAGCATCATTGTGTGCTGTTAAACTTAAGCTGTACCAAGTAGCTGGTTTAAGATCTCGTATGTTAAGATTTTCAGTTGCTTTACTAGCAACAAGTATCCAAGATTCAGTATTAATACGTCGTTTATAttcaattgtataataatgAATTGGACAACCACCATTTGGCCATGatagtaaattaattctaaCTGATGTTgaatttgcaataataatatctttgTCTTTTGGTAATGGTGGTGCAGTACCTTTAGTTGTTGCACTTATTAAAGCACTTGGATCACCAGTTCCAACTCTATTATGAGCTGTTAAATGTGCAACATATGATGAGCCACATTTTAATCCATTCAAGGTAAATTCAGTTTGTTCTGGTGAAAGCATTATTTCTTCCCAGCCACCTTGATCTTTTTTATAACTCAATACATATCCTTGTATTGTTGCACCACCATTATTTGGATGTATCCATCTAAATTTAGCACTGTGAGTTGTTGTATATTGAAGCTCAAGTTGTGGTGCTTTTGGTGGCATTACAACAACCAATGTATATGTTATTGAATCatcaccaaataaattatttgttgagcAAGTATAATTACCAGCAATTGATTGTTCAACtgcatgaatatttaaatgaccTTCAGCTGTTATTTCATATTGACGACCAGTTGATAATTGTACACTTCTGTATGTCCAAATTGGTCTTGGTGTTGGATTACCAACAACAAGACATGATAAAGTTACTGATGATTTAACAGCACGACGAAGAAATTGTGAAAATGATGCAATACGAGCTGGTGCACGTGTGTTTGTTGTTTGTGTTACAATTGTTGTTGGTTCACCTTCACCAAGACCAGTTGTTGCTGATACCCAAAATTCATACAATTggctaaaagaaaaaacaaagttaACACTTTGGTAATTTTATTACGTGGGTAAAAATATTACCTTTCAGTTAAACCACGTAATTCCATGGTGAGTGTGTCTGTTGGTGAGCTTGGTGGTTCATGCATTATATGGGTATTATGACGACTTGTACCAGTTTCTTTACTGTAAATTGTATACTGTGAAACTTTGCCATTTGGTTGAAAAGGTGGTAACCACGACACCAAAATGCTTTCAGCAGTTAATGCAAGAGCTTTAATACCCGCAGGTGGTCCAGGAActaaagtttaaattaaattaaattaaattataaaaacaaggctataaattaaatttaattttactgacCATCTTCTTCAGTTGTACAATAAATTGCTGAACTTAAAACTCCATCACCAGCTCCAGTGTATGCCAATACTCGTAttgaataatttgtaaatttataaagtgtATGAAGATAAGTTTCTTCACTTGATGTACGTTTTACTTCACCGACAGTTGATATTTCCATGTTATCAGTTGGTACTGGtcgataataaattttgtatccTTGAATAATACCACCATGTAGATGAGCTGGTGGTAAACCCCATGATACTTTAACACTTTGAGATGATAAAGGTGAGCATGTTACCTGGCTCGGCGGAGCTTCTGGCACtgtaaatacaaaacaataaaacattatttcatacaataaataaatttcgttaatttcaagtttaaaattcaattttttttaatgaaattaatagcTTACCTCCTTCCTGGGTAGTACCAATGATGAAAGAGCTAGAAGGACCACTTGAAATGCTGTTAAATGCCCGAACAGAAATATcatatttagtaaattttctaagtcccgtAAGTTGAACTTTAGTTGTTGCCCAGCCATTGACAGTTAAACTTTTGCTCTGGTTAACATCAGACGTTGCTGAAGAGTGCTCAAACCAGGTCACAATATATCCAAGCAAGTCACCATTGCAAGACTCCTTTGGTGGTGTTTGCCATTCAACAACAAGCTCACCTGGACCGGCTGATTGTACTTTGACATTTTGTGGTGGTTCTGTTGGTGCTTCCTCTTGTGTTTTAGCAACAACTGGATCAGTTGGTTCACTAGcgtcaattgaatttattgcaAATATTCTAAATGTATATGTTACAGCTGGATGAAGACCACCAACAAGAGCTATTTCTTGACTATCATCACTTGTttcatattttgataaatcattttgtGTAGGATTGCTTGATCCACCACCAATATTTGAGCTACCAGGTGTAAATGTAACATTGTGAGTTTTTGATGGTTCCCAGTCATCAGCTAGACCATGTCCCAATGCTCGatattgaattatataatttcttaTTGGACTATTTccattgaatgattttttccATGATAGCCTAATTGATCTTGAGccaatttcaattatttctaatGCTGTTGGTGGATCAGGACGttctaaaatacaaaataataaattgaatgataccattttcattatttatcgaaaaaaaaaataattaccttgCACTGCAAAGTAGATTAAATGTTCACTTCTTCCATATGCATTATCAGCCATACATCGATAAATTCCTGAATCTTGTCTGTCACTGTTACAAACTGATAATTGTGATTTTAATCCATCGTCTGTTTTAACTTGGCTTATACTTAATCTATGATCATTTGTATCTAAGTGTTCATTATTATGTAtccattgaattttaattggatCATCACCAATAACAGTACAATCAAGTGTTACTGATTCACCTCTTCTTATTGTtacatttttacttttaacttCAAATCTTGCTGgttctataaaataatttttaattaacaaaaaatgaaattttaaatatgaaattatatttacaagacTAACCATTAACTGATATGTAAATAACTTTGCTTAGACCAGAGCCAATACCATTATTAGCACGACAAAGATAATGTCCTTCATCTTGAGGACCAGCAGATGCTGTCCAAAGTGAACCATTAGCTAAAATTGTTATTCTACTATCTAATGAATTacttaattgttgataatcatTTGAGCTTCTTCCTCTTCCTCTTAGCCAAGTTATTCTTGGTGGAGGAAATCCTTTAGCTTCACAGTGTATATTAAGAGGATTACCAAGAAGACTAGCAACATCTTGTGGCTCAAATGTCCATTGTGGTGCTACTTTTACTAACAATTCAGCAGTATGATTTACCTTAGCAGCACTATTTGTTGCAACACACGTATATTTTCCACTGTGACGTGATGAAAGTTCCTTGAATactaataaactaaaaaattcagCAGCTCTTTCTTCAAtctaaaatattgaaatagataaattttaatatcaaaaaaataaaaatataaatatttatatttaccctGAGAGATGAAGGTAATGGTTCACCATCTTTTAgccatgaaaaatatataggaAGATCACCAGACGTTACACTACATGTAACTTGAGCTCTACTTCCTTCTTGTAAACTTGGTGGAAATCCAAATGGACTCATAACAGGTGGacctatttttattaaaaaaatatttataaaaatatctcaaaagaatatgtaaagtatatgtttaaataatattgatactaACTGCTaactgttaatttaatatcacgaCTTGCTGTTTCACCAGTTGATGCTCTAACTGTGCATGTATAAGAACCAGCATCATTTGGATCAATACTTGTTATTGTGACATATCCCTCAGTGTCAATACGATGACGCATATCCAGTGGCAATTGAATACCACTTCTTGACCATTCAACTGATGTTATTGGATAGCCTGAGTAGGGACAAGCAATGGTTGTATCATCTCCAGCAATTGCTCGTATAGGACCAATTGATCGAATATAAGGTGGTCCTGTAAAAATCAtcatagaaattattattctaaaaataatataaattagtatatttattttaccgtaaatatttaaacgtgATTTGTGTTCAATTGCAGCCAGAGTATTTCTAGCAACACAAGCATACAATCCACCATCTTCTGTACCAACTgatgttatatttaaatggcTGATTACATCACCAGATTGATCAACATACTGACCAATTgcatatctaaaaaaaaaaaaaagatttgatatattttttgattgaatgtTAATTGCCCAGGAATAATTGAATCATACCTGTGACTTTGGGTAATTTCATTGAGAGGTTCACCATCAAGTAGCCAGGTaaatgatggtggtggtgaacCAGATGCTGAACATCTTAATGACACTGGTGGACCAGGTCTCAATGcttgttttataaatgtatattgtaaTTCAGGTATTGTATCACCTAATTTAAGTTCAGCAGTTGCTTGAGCATTTTCTTTATCACTTCTTACTAAACATTGATACATTCCTTTGTCTCTACGACCAACTGATCCAATAACAAGTACAAGTGGAACTAATAAACGAATTCTTGTGTCTTGAACTGTTAATACAGGAACACCATCATGTAACCACTCAACAGATTCAACTGGATAGCCTTCAACACTGCAATTCATTGTTGCCGCATCACCTGAATTGACAACTTGAAGTCGTGGTTGTATTCTagcatttaattttgatgttaCTGATAAATGTGTCTCTGCTCTTTGTTCACCAAATTGATTTGTTGCACGGCATATATATCTGCCGGCATCAAGAGCATCAACACGACGTATTTGCATCAAATCACCCCAGAGTTGAATTCTCCCATATGATTCGACAGGTACTGGATGTcctgtttatatttttataaatattttcatttgtaaaataaagttACAAAGGACAAGgcttttatgaaattaaaattaccattAACATCTCGGTACCAGGTGAAAGTTGGTGGTGGACTGCCTTGAGCAGAACATGTTAAATGTACGTCTGATCCTCGTTCAGCAGATATTGCAATTTGAGAACGTTGCATCAACCTTGGTGGCATTGATCCATTTGGttcttgatagaaaaaaaaaacagatacaattattgttaaatgtaatttggatagaaaaaatatttaattgattttgtgTTATTAATAGCTATCAAGCTTACCAGTTACTGTCAATGTGACATGTTCACTTTTTCGTCTTTCACCAGTTAATGTATGCAAAGTTAAACACCAGTATGTCACTCTTCCATCTTCCACTTTGGTATTTCTAATATGAAGATCACCCTGTGACGTCACAACGAATCTACCAcctgaataattaaattaacaaaatcaatgttgaatatttaacaGTGAATCCTTAAAAATAGGctatagaaattaattatttttcgataaagaaaaatcgaaatatatattgccactttgtcaataataaatttataaattataatttttattttatttaataaactatttatattttatattttttgtagattatttatacatcaaattgaatttgttattgtgagtttaaaaaaaaagtttcaatttcaaaggaaaattaaaataaagtaaatagtaaaaattcatttatcaacTATTTACACTGTAagctgaataaaaatatatttatttttgttttcaattcattttgttttttaatatttattttactccaatcacatttatttatttatactatcaTCTAGTTTTTCTGtagaaattttgttaaattcttttttaaacaaatatgaaatgttgaaaataaatttcaacgaTTGAAttacatcaacaaaaaaatatcaaacatgtttttaaaagttaaattactattgtttttatttttctagacaatataaatatactataaaaatttaatatcaaagtaatattaattttctcatttgaagaaaaaaattgtccaaCTTTTTTCTACTGTGTGACTTTTTATACTgatagtaattaaaaaatgaaaataaataagaagatAGGTCGAGTAGCTTTTTGTAgcatataaaaatgtaaaagaaaaaaaaaaatatggatgagttattattacaagtatgatgatgatgatgatggaacTACTTGGAAGCGTAAAGTAACGAccgttgaaataaaaaaaataaaaaaagggagTTGACTTTTTACGCAAGACTTGTTGTTGAACATTAAATAGAGTTGTGAAATAAATCAGTATGTTTTAAGAACTCTTTTTCATGATGCTACATatgtttacaattttttttatataatattttttcccttttttaataaattgaaatttttagtttaaaaaaaaattcatgttatGCTGTTGTTTCGActgttgtaaatattatttcgattttttatttacagaaaaTATCGTAAATTGtttctattaattttgtaaattgttGAGCTAAAAgatttatcttgttttatgtatttttataatataaattacaaatgagGTTTGTTGTTCTTTTTGGCTTTGAGATTAGTATTTACCTGTGTCAATACTACCAGGCAGCAAAATGGCATCATCACGATACCATGATGTCACAGTCAAATGTTCTTTGACATCTTCTCTTGCAGTGCATGACAAAACTGCATTGCATCCCTCAGCAACTGGTGATCTATTCACTCGAATATCATAACCCGGTACAGTCAACactgaaaatatatcaaaacatcaaaaaataaaataaataacaattgaaaatattaatctgcttgaatgaaaatacaaaaataaaaaaaaaatcaatttgtcgccatgaaaattaaaataacaaaataatattcttcatttttaatttgaaccATTTAACTACCGaaaatctttaaaattaaaattacaaaaattataaataaattgttaattaattttatttttacaatttatctaaaatactaaaaatactattgaaaataaataagtaaaaagtaaatttaaaaatgtaaaataaaaataaacaaaatagataagtaaaattttattcaaataaaaaaatcagataatGTTGATGGAGTATCGACGTTAATCTTGAGTAAAATTTGAAATGGTATGAATACGATAAATGTCTCAAGAGTGAATGACGTCCAAAGCGGAAGAAAAGCTCATATGAAGCATTATATAAAAGTGGAGCTTCATACACACTCGAGTGTGTTCTTCGGATGAATAAAAAGGGTGTATGGGAAAACAACGAGGGgagtttagaaatatttttttcttttatttttcctttttttttctatcaaggacaaaagaaatataagcggaaagagagagagagagaaagtgTAAAAGAGATGACAATGAAATGTAGTTTGGTTGTGAAAAAGCTTCATCGAAAATGAGCTATTCACGAGAACAGCTGGTGGACACGAGTTGAAAGTTTAAAACTGAGTCGATTTCGATGTcattatagataaaaattctTCGGGTATTCAGTCTTGTAAACCTTGTTTTGTCCTTACAcacttggtaaattttttttcactgattTTGACCAACTGATAACTCTCTTTTCATCGCaaactttttaaaacaaaaaaacacacattaaatattgaatgagtttattttgcttttgagataaaatttcttttgaggaatattaaaacaaataaaatattgtttaatcaGCATTTGTGCAATTGAAttgtgaaataatattttcaaaaagacTTTTGAATCAAAGaaacgtttttttctttttttcaatttattttttaatttacaaatatgaaaagttaattatcaagataataattgtcggataaaaaaattaaaagacgACAAGATCtacgaaataataattgataagtaTTATtagaaaggaaaaaaagataaatatgaaattcaaTAGAAACGTAGAAAATATTTCTAAGATCGAATCGAAATTTCTTGTatagaaaaaagtatttttttctttagatttatttttttttcagatttatTTCGTGAAAACTTTTTCTTCGTAAATACATTTTGGAAAACCAAGTTTATTTCGAAACTGTCGATGCTTGGTCAGCGAATATTTTTTGATCGAATTTCCTTCTCAAGAtagaaaacaaatttatattttttttttggattgaAAAACTTTATCGCAAAGAATTCgaaattgttttatcattttttttttttactttcacaAAATGTTCCACAaattttgaatgaataaaaaataaactaaatatatttgaaaattttattactccAGTAGAAATTTCAGGAAAATCTTGATGACAATTTAatcgtattaattttttctccagATCGGTAACTGATGAAAGAACTTGATCAAGATCTGATGATTAATTTGAAACGTAAAACTACTGACCaggtaattattatacatatatttaaataattaacactgGTGTACAACTTCAACTAAATGATTAGGATATAATTGGATAATTTGAGGGTCGAGTTTGTTCAGAGTTACACAACAATTTACAAACTCTAAATAAATAGATGGaacttttgaaaataaaaaacaagcttAATTTaactgatagaaaaaaaaaatttagagtaGTTGTATAAGACAATTGAGTTAGAACTTTGCTAagaatacaataataaaactttttcgaaaaaatttccAACATTTATCgagttgtttttttacattaattttcaattaattttttgaataataattaagcttTTTAGTTTACtcggtaaaaaaatattcaattaattaattacataattttagaaaataaataattataatttatttatcctaattaatttttatcacttttttttgttcaaaaaaatattacactattattttacattttatcaaGCAACTGCAGGTatccaacattttttttttttttgttgttttcaatcatcaaataaattaccaacaacgtagtaaaaataaaaaataaattttcttttttcttttaaattattaacgtTAAATATTTGCATGAgaatattatgtaaatatcaatttaaaaaataaattcatataaaaattgactggatagaaaattattctcaagttgaatgttattatttttttttgttgcgataataaatttaaaaaaaaagaagagttATATTGGCGTATGGATTAAGGggctaaggaaaaaaaaataataataaaaataaaaaaaaatacaaagtaaACAGGGATCGTGATGCTCTCTCGTTGTTGTATAGCACGTAATCATCTATTTGAATTTCGACTCACGTAGGcttctttttatttccaaTATATACTTTGgtggaaaaaattttgtccAATCCATAAAATTGCCTTTCCacaaaacgtttttttttttttgaatatagaattttttttttcatgacacTTTTTTATCACTTAAATTCACTTTAAGAAAAACAAATCgtattttatgtaaataattcatgataaatttaaaaaaaaatttaaatatttaatttaatttaatttaatttaattaatacaatattttaaaaagaattttaattcaaattaatctCTTtgattctttatatttttaaaaataattagtgttagtgttaatgataaatttgaaaaaatattttaaatatcaaaataacatttcatttaattttataactagaatatttataattaatttgaatccAAATTAAActctgattttttatatttctcaataataattaatgttaaattttttcatctaaatttatttatttatttaatgataaatgataaatttggaaaaacattttgaatataaaaataacatttcatttaattttataactaaaataaattttaattcaaattaggctctttgattttttatatttttaaatattattaattattattaataatttattactaatattaaaataataataacaatattaaaaaataaaaatcgaaaaagagattaatttgaatgaaaattattaaaaaatatttcagtaataaaattaaattaaaagataaaatatcattgagatatttaaaatgttttaagcATTTTTTTTGGACAATAATTTTAgatcaatcaataaaatcaattggaAAAATTCACATGGTCATTGGTCAGACAtgtcatatataaattaaattggcCACTAATTAAATCAAAGTATCATTGTAATAATAAGTGTAActtagttaaaattaaatgtaagaTGAGATATAGTATGAAAGTTTTATGCTCAACGGGGTGTTGGATTTTACAGGGTTAAAAGTTTGAGGGTGAGATTTTCATTGTTTCTATAcatatctatataataatagtTGACTATACTATGTAGTAGTTGGTAATTTACACTGTGAGAATTAAGGTGAATTACCTCTGTCAGAGTTCACAGGTCTTGTTGAATATAGTCAGTGAACAACTAAAATGAGAAAGACGTATATATAGAATAGAAAAAGCGAGAGCAATCTGCTTCGGGACTATCCAATAGATATAAGATGCTCGTTAGCATATAGATACCAACCGAGGTTAGCATAAGATACGCTCGATTAACTCAAGTGAATTACTCGATTCAAATTGTTaaactgtatatataattcatgattatttatatatcactCATCTAACAATGTACctctattttatttctattttttcatatgaaaaatctCAATTAAGGGGCAAGGGGTTTTAGCATCGAAACAATTTGCTAATGCGcgttacaaaaaatttacgaatagaaataaatttgaaattggtttttaaaaaatatcaatagtCTCGATTtagtatttgaaaattttaaagctatttattgaaatttaaaattatttttttcatgaagtAAGTGGTTTTATATATTCAGCTTTTagcttgatattttttcgaaattattcGAAAATCGAAATCTTTAAAGCTATTTAAAAACactatagaaatattttttttttttcattattttataatacaatttttttacaagtatttatttgttgttaaattaattccaACAGATAAAAATctactcaattttttcattacaaacaattgataaaattaaagctGTATCAGTATAtaagatataaattaaaattcttttcaacTATGTTAAACTTCGTGCTGAGATtgcagaataataataataatgaaataatcgACTAACATTGGACAATAAAAGTTCGTCGATAGAGGGTGAATAAAaatcgtgttttttttttaaatagctgCTCATGTAAGTAGCTCGCGTATTTGCAGATCGACAGAGAGCTAGAAAGAAGATAAGCTATAAAACGATCACACGTTATACGAtgcagaaaataataaaatgtttttgttataaaaaaaataaaataaaatactgtaTCGAGGATTGGTTATTTccgcataaaaataatttttcaaacttatttttacaacaaaaaaaatcgatgaaaattattattctttttttctttgttaaatttttgtagATTGTATATTGAACTGTTCCGGTGGATTGTTTCTACCGTCAAATACTTAAATGAGTTTGGAGATATTACTTTGAAGTTGCAAGAAAgtttcgaaaaataattatcgttggaaatttatttgtagaaACTTGAAGAATCTAGGATTTTGTTGGGTGGTTCTTATACTACCAAAGAATACCATATttgcatttaaatatataatgaaaaaaaaaaaataaaacttaccgGCACGAAGTGTAACTTCTCGTGACAATACAGTGCCAACTGAACTTGTCGCACGACATCGATATCGAGCATTGTGTACTTCAGCACGAAAATCTTGAGCAAGAAATGGTGGAAAGTAAAGTGTTCCATTGCCCAATAAttgtctaaaataataaaaattaattagcttCATTGCATCTCTTCTAGCCCTTgaagtattaatttttatatcaatcatGATTCTCGTGATATCTTATggcttgaataaaaaaaaaagctatttggatcatttttaaaataccttAGACCTGGAACTGCTGTAACTGTTCTTTGATCTGGACTTGTTATCCAAGTAACATGAGGAGTTGGACTACCATGTGCTGCACAACTTAATTGTGATCCAGTTGTATTTGAAAATACAAGAGTACTAGGTGGTTCGACAATAAAAACTGGTCCCTGTTGACCAAGTACTGCAACGCAACTGCaagctgaaaaattaatattaaaaattaaattacatggtctagttaaaatctaaaaacaatttttattttagaaacaaAATTATCTTGCTTCTAGCAACAATAAGcttcaaacaaataaatttgtaaataacatAGATCCACGAATTGCAAGACCACCAACTATCGCAATGTTTCATCAAGCTCCACCCCTTTACTGCTTGTTCCAATAAATGgctatatttgaatattaattaactaattaatttcgatttttattttttttttctttctgttAATTgactttgtaaataaaataacatcagatatattgttgaaaatatattttatattcaattcaatttcCATTTTGTTCAATTCATATTGTCTCTCCTcacaattacaattttttttcctttaaaaaaatcataaaaattgttgCTAATTATCCACTTTTCctacactttttatttttgtcataataacaacataaaaataatacaaaaaattattatttttcatctaaaaatacactgttaataattatttatttaatttttttttgttcaatgtaatttcgattattaaccatttcgataaaaaatttaattgagctTTTTCGTTGGATACGATAAGCTGTTTAAAGCATAAATGGACCACAGAATAATCAGTGGTCCGAGAATCACGAAATGCATAATAATCCTGGTAAATGCACAGATAAAGATAAAAGGTATTGCAAGTCAGAAATTGTATGCAGAGTTTAGAATTTATATAGAGAAAAGTAGCTGGTAATCCTCGTTAATATATTGGTTGATTTATCCTGTAATGATGTGCTGATGAGTTGGTCGTTCAATGAATCCAAATGTACCTGatgatgtatataatatat from Aphidius gifuensis isolate YNYX2018 linkage group LG5, ASM1490517v1, whole genome shotgun sequence includes:
- the LOC122858438 gene encoding Down syndrome cell adhesion molecule-like protein Dscam2, which codes for MDPTSLLLLLIACSCVAVLGQQGPVFIVEPPSTLVFSNTTGSQLSCAAHGSPTPHVTWITSPDQRTVTAVPGLRQLLGNGTLYFPPFLAQDFRAEVHNARYRCRATSSVGTVLSREVTLRAVLTVPGYDIRVNRSPVAEGCNAVLSCTAREDVKEHLTVTSWYRDDAILLPGSIDTGGRFVVTSQGDLHIRNTKVEDGRVTYWCLTLHTLTGERRKSEHVTLTVTEPNGSMPPRLMQRSQIAISAERGSDVHLTCSAQGSPPPTFTWYRDVNGHPVPVESYGRIQLWGDLMQIRRVDALDAGRYICRATNQFGEQRAETHLSVTSKLNARIQPRLQVVNSGDAATMNCSVEGYPVESVEWLHDGVPVLTVQDTRIRLLVPLVLVIGSVGRRDKGMYQCLVRSDKENAQATAELKLGDTIPELQYTFIKQALRPGPPVSLRCSASGSPPPSFTWLLDGEPLNEITQSHRYAIGQYVDQSGDVISHLNITSVGTEDGGLYACVARNTLAAIEHKSRLNIYGPPYIRSIGPIRAIAGDDTTIACPYSGYPITSVEWSRSGIQLPLDMRHRIDTEGYVTITSIDPNDAGSYTCTVRASTGETASRDIKLTVSSPPVMSPFGFPPSLQEGSRAQVTCSVTSGDLPIYFSWLKDGEPLPSSLRIEERAAEFFSLLVFKELSSRHSGKYTCVATNSAAKVNHTAELLVKVAPQWTFEPQDVASLLGNPLNIHCEAKGFPPPRITWLRGRGRSSNDYQQLSNSLDSRITILANGSLWTASAGPQDEGHYLCRANNGIGSGLSKVIYISVNEPARFEVKSKNVTIRRGESVTLDCTVIGDDPIKIQWIHNNEHLDTNDHRLSISQVKTDDGLKSQLSVCNSDRQDSGIYRCMADNAYGRSEHLIYFAVQERPDPPTALEIIEIGSRSIRLSWKKSFNGNSPIRNYIIQYRALGHGLADDWEPSKTHNVTFTPGSSNIGGGSSNPTQNDLSKYETSDDSQEIALVGGLHPAVTYTFRIFAINSIDASEPTDPVVAKTQEEAPTEPPQNVKVQSAGPGELVVEWQTPPKESCNGDLLGYIVTWFEHSSATSDVNQSKSLTVNGWATTKVQLTGLRKFTKYDISVRAFNSISSGPSSSFIIGTTQEGVPEAPPSQVTCSPLSSQSVKVSWGLPPAHLHGGIIQGYKIYYRPVPTDNMEISTVGEVKRTSSEETYLHTLYKFTNYSIRVLAYTGAGDGVLSSAIYCTTEEDVPGPPAGIKALALTAESILVSWLPPFQPNGKVSQYTIYSKETGTSRHNTHIMHEPPSSPTDTLTMELRGLTESQLYEFWVSATTGLGEGEPTTIVTQTTNTRAPARIASFSQFLRRAVKSSVTLSCLVVGNPTPRPIWTYRSVQLSTGRQYEITAEGHLNIHAVEQSIAGNYTCSTNNLFGDDSITYTLVVVMPPKAPQLELQYTTTHSAKFRWIHPNNGGATIQGYVLSYKKDQGGWEEIMLSPEQTEFTLNGLKCGSSYVAHLTAHNRVGTGDPSALISATTKGTAPPLPKDKDIIIANSTSVRINLLSWPNGGCPIHYYTIEYKRRINTESWILVASKATENLNIRDLKPATWYSLSLTAHNDAGSTQTKIDFSTTTLNGISIGPPDDLVMDDEHDIEPHSHKIFYIIIPFICVIILIMSAIILGYVVLKKNERSNYLSGILPGQVSGQSDLDSNQHMEHQSHHLSSCMSTVQLKSTAERDNRKNHQVYTSSPVKQDSHKTSDHSSEMYEISPYATFSVPGRDNRAVTTATLDYTMQFKTFGHLENEDINMINYERSSIDFERSKASRWHKQRYFPSIAEAEGKIRPSHPGSGSDTSVSPCGECAGPSYRVPVKPCRDAFSRGIESSTESNNEGSPSLGRRRSRQPSRSSRR